Proteins from a single region of Nocardioides anomalus:
- a CDS encoding IclR family transcriptional regulator, with amino-acid sequence MAASGTQALDRAALLVSTVIQAGEPLSFADLQEACDLPKSTTSRMLAALERSEMLERTDDGSYVAGGLFWLYAARHDPGEELVRLAQPLLEAIGAETLETVNLSMARGDHVVQVAQVDSQFLLGTRDWTQVDVPDHCNSLAKVFLAWDVVPVPREQERLTDATLVGDALREDLARTRKRGWATTVDELEVGLSGVAVPVRGQRDQVVAALGVSGPTARLEGRFGELGRLLRGHALELNQLLHGRTATPMNKEGAA; translated from the coding sequence ATGGCCGCCAGCGGCACCCAGGCCCTCGACCGCGCTGCCCTCCTGGTCTCCACCGTGATCCAGGCCGGCGAGCCGCTGAGCTTCGCCGACCTCCAGGAGGCCTGCGACCTCCCCAAGTCGACCACCTCGCGGATGCTCGCGGCCCTGGAGCGCTCGGAGATGCTCGAGCGCACCGACGACGGCAGCTACGTGGCCGGCGGCCTCTTCTGGCTGTACGCCGCGCGCCACGACCCCGGCGAGGAGCTGGTCCGCCTGGCCCAGCCGCTGCTCGAGGCCATCGGCGCCGAGACCCTGGAGACCGTCAACCTGAGCATGGCGCGCGGCGACCACGTCGTGCAGGTGGCCCAGGTCGACTCCCAGTTCCTGCTCGGCACCCGCGACTGGACCCAGGTCGACGTGCCCGACCACTGCAACTCCCTGGCCAAGGTCTTCCTGGCCTGGGACGTCGTCCCCGTGCCCCGCGAGCAGGAGCGGCTCACCGACGCCACCCTGGTCGGCGACGCCCTGCGCGAGGACCTGGCCCGCACCCGCAAGCGCGGGTGGGCCACCACCGTCGACGAGCTCGAGGTCGGGCTCTCCGGTGTCGCCGTACCCGTCCGGGGCCAGCGCGACCAGGTGGTCGCGGCCCTCGGCGTCTCGGGACCCACTGCCCGGCTCGAGGGTCGCTTCGGCGAGCTCGGCCGGCTGCTGCGAGGACACGCCCTGGAGCTCAACCAGCTGCTCCACGGCAGGACAGCCACACCCATGAACAAGGAGGGCGCCGCATGA
- a CDS encoding TetR/AcrR family transcriptional regulator produces the protein MAGSAPADTDWSERRSDARRNHERVLAAAVEVFTEHGLDATIPQIAERAGVGKATVYRSYPTKADLVRAIAMVHIGWLRELIVQAAADAETDAYAALQALLEAVTTRLATDRLMADVLNTVDDLEEDPQLAQTGERLLDLAKEQGTLREDATMTDITVLVAGFAHSLTELEVTDPAVWRRYAMLTLAALRR, from the coding sequence ATGGCGGGGAGCGCACCGGCGGACACCGACTGGTCCGAGCGCCGCTCGGACGCGCGCCGCAACCACGAGCGCGTGCTGGCCGCCGCCGTCGAGGTCTTCACCGAGCACGGCCTGGACGCGACCATCCCCCAGATCGCCGAGCGCGCCGGCGTCGGCAAGGCCACCGTCTACCGCAGCTACCCGACCAAGGCCGACCTGGTCCGGGCGATCGCCATGGTCCACATCGGCTGGCTGCGCGAGCTGATCGTCCAGGCGGCCGCCGACGCCGAGACCGACGCGTACGCCGCCCTCCAGGCCCTCCTCGAGGCCGTCACCACCCGCCTGGCCACCGACCGGCTGATGGCCGACGTGCTGAACACCGTCGACGACCTCGAGGAGGACCCCCAGCTCGCCCAGACCGGCGAGCGACTCCTCGACCTGGCCAAGGAGCAGGGCACCCTGCGCGAGGACGCCACGATGACCGACATCACCGTGCTCGTCGCCGGCTTCGCCCACAGCCTCACCGAGCTCGAGGTCACCGACCCTGCCGTCTGGCGCCGCTACGCCATGCTCACGCTGGCGGCACTGCGACGCTGA
- a CDS encoding IclR family transcriptional regulator, whose product MPATSDTEAAPASVQSVDRALTILELLARDGEAGVTEIAADLGVHKSTAFRLLATLEAHRLVEQDGERGRYRLGVGNLRLAGATTARLDLVTEARPVCRQLAADTGETVNITVRSETSALYLDQVAGGSAVQSHNWVGQHIPLHATSNGKVLLSELSDAELKEAVRALPRVTDATVTSRAKLKADLQEVRELGYAVVVDELEVGLTAAAAPIRSAHGDVIASISVSGPTYRLDDAKVERVVPQLVAAAEEISHRLGWGERT is encoded by the coding sequence ATGCCGGCGACCAGCGACACCGAGGCGGCGCCGGCGTCCGTGCAGAGCGTCGACCGGGCGCTGACGATCCTCGAGCTGCTGGCCCGTGACGGCGAGGCGGGGGTGACCGAGATCGCGGCCGATCTCGGGGTGCACAAGTCGACGGCGTTCCGGCTGCTGGCCACGCTCGAGGCGCACCGGCTGGTGGAGCAGGACGGCGAGCGGGGGCGCTACCGGCTGGGGGTCGGCAACCTGCGGCTGGCGGGGGCGACGACGGCGCGGCTGGACCTGGTGACCGAGGCGCGGCCGGTGTGCCGGCAGCTGGCGGCGGACACGGGCGAGACGGTCAACATCACGGTGCGCAGCGAGACCAGCGCGCTCTACCTCGACCAGGTGGCGGGGGGCAGCGCGGTGCAGAGCCACAACTGGGTGGGCCAGCACATCCCGCTGCACGCGACCAGCAACGGCAAGGTGCTGCTGAGCGAGCTGAGCGACGCCGAGCTCAAGGAGGCGGTGCGCGCGCTGCCGCGGGTCACCGACGCCACGGTGACGAGCCGGGCCAAGCTCAAGGCGGACCTCCAGGAGGTCCGCGAGCTCGGGTACGCCGTCGTGGTGGACGAGCTCGAGGTCGGGCTGACGGCGGCGGCGGCGCCGATCCGCAGCGCGCACGGCGACGTGATCGCCTCGATCAGCGTCAGCGGGCCGACGTACCGCCTCGACGACGCCAAGGTCGAGCGGGTCGTGCCGCAGCTGGTCGCGGCGGCGGAGGAGATCTCGCACCGGCTGGGCTGGGGCGAGCGGACATGA
- a CDS encoding corrinoid protein: MTSPEEVLQGLYDETLVGNAPRVLELTEEGLSIGMEPQTLLFDALIPSLEEVGARFERGDFFVPEMLIAGKAMAGAMERLRPLLVEGGIETVGKFLMGTVKGDVHDIGKNLVNIMLEGAGFEVIDLGVQVAPEKFVSAIEEHQPDIVGFSAFLTTTMPMFKANLNALEKAGIRDQVIVMVGGAPVTQEYADAVGADGYAADASACVKRAKDLLNQKRSKVPA; encoded by the coding sequence ATGACCAGTCCCGAGGAAGTGCTCCAGGGTCTGTACGACGAGACGCTGGTGGGCAACGCCCCGCGGGTGCTCGAGCTGACCGAGGAGGGGCTGTCGATCGGCATGGAGCCGCAGACGCTCCTGTTCGACGCGCTCATCCCGTCCCTGGAGGAGGTCGGCGCCCGCTTCGAGCGCGGCGACTTCTTCGTCCCCGAGATGCTCATCGCCGGCAAGGCGATGGCCGGGGCCATGGAGCGGCTGCGCCCGCTGCTGGTCGAGGGCGGCATCGAGACCGTGGGCAAGTTCCTCATGGGCACGGTCAAGGGCGACGTCCACGACATCGGCAAGAACCTCGTCAACATCATGCTCGAGGGCGCCGGCTTCGAGGTGATCGACCTCGGCGTGCAGGTGGCCCCGGAGAAGTTCGTCTCCGCCATCGAGGAGCACCAGCCCGACATCGTCGGCTTCTCGGCGTTCCTCACCACCACCATGCCGATGTTCAAGGCCAACCTGAACGCCCTGGAGAAGGCCGGCATCCGCGACCAGGTCATCGTCATGGTCGGCGGCGCCCCGGTCACCCAGGAGTACGCCGACGCGGTGGGCGCGGACGGCTACGCCGCCGACGCCTCGGCCTGCGTCAAGCGCGCCAAGGACCTGCTCAACCAGAAGCGCTCGAAGGTCCCCGCCTGA
- a CDS encoding threonine/serine exporter family protein has product MPQDPAEERAAQALETAEITATLDLALRIGELLLSSGAGASDVSAAMQNVARACGLRGGFTADVTFTELTVAHQPAPERPAIVQLRQVRYRTVDYGDLTGVDHLLRELADGRLDRAGATARLNAITSTGHSRPRWSVSAALAVMGGGVALVLGGDGVVVLVAALAAVLVDVLQQRMGRRRLPAFYQQVAGGLLATLIAVAVAATPADVSPSLVISTSIVLLLAGVNFLGAIQDALTGFPVTANARMLEAFLATAGIVAGVSGGLQVAELAGVELGTVTPGATSIADLPAMVAGGALAAGAYAFSAYAPARSIGAIALVAGAAIAVYAVALERGVSTAWSSALAAVLLGFLSYPVAARVRIPSLVVVAAGITPFLPGLSIYRGLTLVGSEPSAALLAMATAAGIAISLSSGAILGEYAAQPVRREAHRLENRLANPRLVGPHRVHRPRVRRRRQG; this is encoded by the coding sequence GTGCCGCAGGACCCAGCCGAGGAGCGCGCCGCGCAGGCGCTCGAGACCGCCGAGATCACGGCGACGCTCGACCTGGCGCTGCGCATCGGCGAGCTGCTGCTCTCGTCCGGCGCGGGCGCCAGCGACGTGAGCGCGGCGATGCAGAACGTCGCGCGGGCGTGCGGGCTGCGGGGTGGGTTCACGGCGGACGTGACGTTCACCGAGCTGACGGTGGCGCACCAGCCGGCGCCGGAGCGGCCGGCGATCGTGCAGCTGCGGCAGGTGCGCTACCGCACGGTGGACTACGGCGACCTGACGGGCGTGGACCACCTGCTGCGCGAGCTGGCCGACGGGCGGCTGGACCGGGCGGGGGCGACGGCGCGGCTCAACGCGATCACGTCGACGGGGCACAGCCGGCCGCGGTGGTCGGTGTCGGCGGCGCTGGCGGTGATGGGCGGCGGGGTGGCACTCGTGCTCGGCGGTGACGGGGTCGTGGTGCTCGTGGCCGCGCTGGCGGCGGTGCTGGTCGACGTGCTCCAGCAGCGGATGGGCCGGCGGCGGCTGCCGGCGTTCTACCAGCAGGTCGCCGGCGGGCTGCTGGCCACGCTCATCGCGGTGGCGGTCGCGGCGACACCGGCCGACGTGTCACCGAGCCTGGTCATCTCCACGAGCATCGTGCTGCTGCTGGCGGGCGTGAACTTCCTCGGCGCCATCCAGGACGCACTCACCGGCTTCCCGGTCACGGCCAACGCCCGGATGCTGGAGGCCTTCCTGGCCACGGCGGGGATCGTGGCCGGGGTGAGCGGCGGCCTCCAGGTGGCCGAGCTCGCCGGCGTCGAGCTCGGGACGGTGACGCCCGGCGCGACCTCGATCGCGGACCTGCCGGCGATGGTCGCCGGCGGCGCGCTGGCGGCGGGGGCCTACGCGTTCTCGGCGTACGCCCCCGCGCGCTCGATCGGCGCCATCGCCCTGGTCGCGGGCGCCGCCATCGCGGTGTACGCCGTCGCGCTGGAGCGCGGGGTCAGCACGGCGTGGTCGTCGGCGCTGGCCGCGGTGCTGCTCGGCTTCCTCAGCTACCCGGTCGCCGCGCGGGTGCGCATCCCCTCACTGGTCGTCGTGGCGGCCGGCATCACGCCGTTCCTGCCGGGCCTGTCGATCTACCGCGGCCTCACGCTCGTCGGCAGCGAGCCGAGCGCCGCGCTGCTGGCCATGGCCACGGCGGCGGGCATCGCGATCTCGCTCAGCTCCGGCGCGATCCTGGGGGAGTACGCCGCCCAACCCGTACGCCGGGAGGCCCACCGCCTCGAGAACCGGCTGGCCAACCCGCGGCTGGTGGGCCCGCACCGCGTGCACCGTCCCCGCGTGCGTCGGCGCCGGCAGGGCTAG
- a CDS encoding trimethylamine methyltransferase family protein, translated as MFVNKMPRYEILSEDAMATLETGWRRLMTEIGVEFMDDRALELFRQAGQKVEDHKVFLDPDFVLEQVAKAPSEFDLQARNPANSVHIGGDSMAFGAVYGPPFVREGDVRRDGTMEDFRNFAKLAQSFSVLDSAGGVVNEPNDTPLDSRHLDMVYALQTLTDKLYMGNVVSGTNAADTIKMTEILFGSREAIEETPAIISLINCNSPLRWDDRMLESQFEYSAAAQPVVLTPFILMGAMSPVTIPAALVQQITEALSGVALSQLIRPGAPVVFGSFLSNIDMQSGSPTFGTPESGIGLLCTGQIARHFNLPFRTGGGLTSSQVPDAQAGYEALMTMMPTFLAGANWVMHSAGWLEGGLVAGFEKFVIDAQIVEMLQAEFTPLEIDEDSMAFGAHEEVGHGGHFLGAMHTMERFRTCFYRPFLNSSDNYERWMRNGAKDTATRAGEIYKKRLEDYEQPPLDEAVRAELEDYVNRRRTELGD; from the coding sequence TTGTTCGTCAACAAGATGCCGCGCTACGAGATCCTCTCCGAGGACGCGATGGCGACCCTCGAGACGGGCTGGCGCCGGCTGATGACCGAGATCGGCGTCGAGTTCATGGACGACCGTGCGCTCGAGCTGTTCCGCCAGGCCGGGCAGAAGGTCGAGGACCACAAGGTCTTCCTCGACCCCGACTTCGTCCTCGAGCAGGTGGCCAAGGCGCCGAGCGAGTTCGACCTCCAGGCGCGCAACCCGGCCAACTCCGTGCACATCGGCGGCGACTCGATGGCCTTCGGCGCGGTCTACGGCCCGCCGTTCGTCCGCGAGGGCGACGTGCGCCGCGACGGCACCATGGAGGACTTCCGCAACTTCGCCAAGCTGGCCCAGAGCTTCTCGGTGCTCGACTCGGCCGGCGGCGTGGTCAACGAGCCGAACGACACCCCGCTCGACAGCCGCCACCTCGACATGGTCTACGCGCTGCAGACGCTGACCGACAAGCTCTACATGGGCAACGTGGTCTCCGGGACCAACGCCGCCGACACCATCAAGATGACCGAGATCCTCTTCGGCTCGCGGGAGGCGATCGAGGAGACCCCGGCGATCATCTCGCTCATCAACTGCAACAGCCCGCTGCGCTGGGACGACCGGATGCTGGAGTCGCAGTTCGAGTACTCCGCGGCCGCCCAGCCGGTCGTGCTGACGCCGTTCATCCTCATGGGCGCGATGTCGCCGGTGACCATCCCGGCCGCGCTGGTCCAGCAGATCACCGAGGCGCTCTCGGGCGTCGCGCTGTCGCAGCTGATCCGCCCGGGCGCGCCGGTGGTCTTCGGCTCGTTCCTGTCCAACATCGACATGCAGTCCGGCTCGCCGACGTTCGGCACGCCGGAGAGCGGCATCGGGCTGCTCTGCACCGGCCAGATCGCGCGCCACTTCAACCTGCCGTTCCGCACCGGCGGCGGGCTCACGTCCTCGCAGGTGCCGGACGCCCAGGCCGGCTACGAGGCGCTGATGACGATGATGCCGACGTTCCTGGCCGGCGCGAACTGGGTGATGCACTCCGCCGGCTGGCTCGAGGGCGGCCTGGTCGCGGGCTTCGAGAAGTTCGTCATCGACGCCCAGATCGTCGAGATGCTCCAGGCCGAGTTCACCCCGCTCGAGATCGACGAGGACTCGATGGCCTTCGGCGCCCACGAGGAGGTCGGCCACGGCGGCCACTTCCTCGGCGCGATGCACACCATGGAGCGGTTCCGGACCTGCTTCTACCGCCCGTTCCTCAACTCCTCGGACAACTACGAGCGGTGGATGCGCAACGGCGCCAAGGACACCGCCACGCGCGCCGGCGAGATCTACAAGAAGCGGCTGGAGGACTACGAGCAGCCGCCGCTCGACGAGGCCGTCCGCGCCGAGCTCGAGGACTACGTCAACCGCCGCCGCACCGAGCTGGGGGACTGA
- a CDS encoding dihydropteroate synthase, which translates to MAYEGEPLHTVLRSPGKEVVIGHDQRFCLIGERINPTGRKIFQEQLRAGDLSAIERDVKAQVEGGADVLDVNMGVPLTDEPELLAKAIQLVQTLTDLPICIDSSVVEALEAGLSVYQGRALVNSITAEDERMAQILPLVKKYDAAIIALPNDEDEIPMEADKRLVLTEKIIRVATEEYGIAKADIVIDPLAMPIGADTSTALVTMETMRRIRDEFGVNMTCGASNTSFGMPDRHTLGAAWLPMAMTQGLTCAIMDARTPQIVEAVKAADVFMNHDDWGMAWISAHRAKAAATA; encoded by the coding sequence ATGGCCTACGAGGGAGAGCCTCTCCACACCGTCCTCCGCTCCCCGGGCAAGGAGGTGGTGATCGGCCACGACCAGCGCTTCTGCCTCATCGGCGAGCGGATCAACCCGACCGGCCGCAAGATCTTCCAGGAGCAGCTGCGCGCCGGCGACCTCTCGGCCATCGAGCGCGACGTCAAGGCCCAGGTCGAGGGCGGCGCCGACGTCCTCGACGTCAACATGGGCGTCCCGCTCACCGACGAGCCCGAGCTGCTGGCCAAGGCCATCCAGCTGGTGCAGACCCTGACCGACCTGCCGATCTGCATCGACTCCTCGGTCGTGGAGGCCCTCGAGGCCGGCCTGTCGGTCTACCAGGGCCGCGCGCTGGTCAACTCGATCACCGCCGAGGACGAGCGGATGGCCCAGATCCTGCCGCTGGTCAAGAAGTACGACGCCGCGATCATCGCCCTGCCCAACGACGAGGACGAGATCCCGATGGAGGCCGACAAGCGCCTCGTGCTGACCGAGAAGATCATCCGGGTGGCCACCGAGGAGTACGGCATCGCCAAGGCCGACATCGTCATCGACCCGCTGGCCATGCCCATCGGCGCAGACACCTCGACCGCGCTGGTCACCATGGAGACCATGCGGCGCATCCGTGACGAGTTCGGCGTCAACATGACGTGCGGTGCGAGCAACACGTCCTTCGGCATGCCCGACCGGCACACCCTCGGCGCCGCCTGGCTGCCGATGGCGATGACCCAGGGCCTCACCTGCGCGATCATGGACGCCCGCACGCCGCAGATCGTCGAGGCGGTCAAGGCCGCCGACGTGTTCATGAACCACGACGACTGGGGCATGGCCTGGATCTCGGCCCACCGCGCCAAGGCGGCTGCCACCGCATGA
- the purU gene encoding formyltetrahydrofolate deformylase yields MTIASTAETAGDFVLTLSCPDRPGIVHAVSGFLLEHGGNIMESQQFDDVRQNRFFMRIDFEVDGPASADTLREEFAAVAATFEMDYELWSAAAPYRTLIMVSKQLHCLNDLLFRQSTGALNIDVPAVVSNHPDAEPMVKSYGIPFHHIPVSPDTKQQAEGELMELVDGLGVHLVVLARYMQILSDGLCRQLGGRAINIHHSFLPSFKGAKPYHAAFDRGVKLVGATAHYVTADLDEGPIIEQDVTRVEHTHTPEQLVAAGRDVEAAVLSRAVSWHTQSRVLLNGNRTVVFR; encoded by the coding sequence ATGACGATCGCGAGCACCGCCGAGACCGCCGGCGACTTCGTCCTCACCCTCAGCTGCCCGGACCGGCCGGGCATCGTGCACGCGGTGAGCGGCTTCCTGCTCGAGCACGGCGGCAACATCATGGAGTCGCAGCAGTTCGACGACGTGCGCCAGAACCGCTTCTTCATGCGCATCGACTTCGAGGTCGACGGGCCGGCCTCCGCCGACACGCTGCGCGAGGAGTTCGCCGCGGTGGCCGCGACGTTCGAGATGGACTACGAGCTGTGGTCCGCGGCCGCGCCGTACCGCACGCTGATCATGGTCTCCAAGCAGCTGCACTGCCTCAACGACCTGCTGTTCCGCCAGAGCACCGGCGCCCTCAACATCGACGTGCCGGCCGTGGTCTCCAACCACCCCGACGCCGAGCCGATGGTGAAGTCCTACGGCATCCCCTTCCACCACATCCCGGTCTCGCCGGACACCAAGCAGCAGGCCGAGGGCGAGCTGATGGAGCTGGTCGACGGCCTCGGCGTCCACCTGGTCGTGCTGGCGCGCTACATGCAGATCCTCTCCGACGGCCTGTGCCGCCAGCTCGGTGGCCGCGCCATCAACATCCACCACTCGTTCCTGCCGTCGTTCAAGGGCGCGAAGCCCTACCACGCGGCCTTCGACCGCGGCGTCAAGCTGGTCGGCGCCACCGCCCACTACGTCACCGCCGACCTCGACGAGGGCCCGATCATCGAGCAGGACGTCACCCGCGTCGAGCACACGCACACGCCCGAGCAGCTGGTCGCGGCCGGGCGGGACGTGGAGGCAGCGGTGCTGTCACGGGCGGTGTCGTGGCACACCCAGAGCCGGGTGCTCCTCAACGGCAACCGGACCGTCGTCTTCCGCTGA
- a CDS encoding glycine cleavage system protein R, which translates to MATFVLTVLGDDRPGLVSALSATITAHGASWERSQLAQLAGKFAGIVVVRVPDDRHDALVAELAALEGLQVATERSERVVTGETSFFLLELLGDDRPGIVAEISSALAEAGVSIEELTTDVREAPHAGGMLFEARALLDVPAGATQDDVQAVLEGLADELMVELRLSEQ; encoded by the coding sequence GTGGCCACCTTCGTCCTCACCGTCCTGGGCGACGACCGGCCCGGGCTGGTCTCCGCGCTCTCGGCGACGATCACCGCCCACGGCGCGAGCTGGGAGCGCAGTCAGCTCGCGCAGCTCGCCGGCAAGTTCGCCGGCATCGTCGTGGTGCGCGTGCCCGACGACCGCCACGACGCGCTGGTCGCCGAGCTCGCCGCGCTCGAGGGGCTGCAGGTCGCCACCGAGCGCAGCGAGCGGGTCGTCACCGGCGAGACGAGCTTCTTCCTCCTCGAGCTGCTCGGCGACGACCGGCCGGGCATCGTCGCCGAGATCTCGTCGGCGCTCGCGGAGGCCGGCGTGAGCATCGAGGAGCTCACGACCGACGTCCGCGAGGCGCCGCACGCGGGCGGCATGCTGTTCGAGGCGCGCGCGCTGCTCGACGTGCCGGCCGGCGCCACCCAGGACGACGTCCAGGCCGTCCTCGAGGGCCTCGCCGACGAGCTGATGGTCGAGCTCAGGCTCTCGGAGCAGTAG
- a CDS encoding MMPL family transporter translates to MAWHLFRLGRWSFLHRRVVAAAWVLLLAALAVGSATLAGQTSDDFELDGIESTQAFELIEQRTPDASPDGATARVVFEAPEGASLGDPAYRGAVTDALASLQGGAAQSVTDPFTGGTLSQDGRVGYATVGYTVTAVDLPAADKTALEDAKDAAEAAGLRVAIGGDALAGDFEPPLAELVGIGVALVVLALTFGSLVAAGMPLLTALVGVGVGALSISTLSGFVELGSTTPALGTMLGLAVGIDYALFIMSRYRHEVRLGRPLEEAAGRAVGTAGSAVVFAGLTVIIALAGLSVCGVGFLTQMGLGGAFTVALAVLIALTLLPALLGFAGRRVTSGRLTAAADRDPEDETQRTNGRRWAELVSRHRWKALVAGVGLAAVAALPVASMQLALPDDASKPVGSDARVAYDLIADHFGAGANGPLLVVVDTARAADPGAALATATADISALAARSGSDIATVVPSAVTPEQLAAVGYATITVVPGSGPSDEATKQLVADLRTAVADLPDDTGARALVTGQTAVGVDISNELSSVFPLYLAVVVGLAFILLVVVFRSLWVPLKAALGFLLSVGVSLGATVAVFQWGWLGSLLGLDTTAPVLFLLPILLTGILFGLAMDYEVFLVTRMREAYVHGTPARRAVVDGFAHSARVVVAAAVIMIGVFAGFALTDDVILKTIGFALAVGVLADALLVRMTIVPAVMAIVGERIWWLPRWLDRLVPDLDIEGERLGARLDPAPAPELATTAPRA, encoded by the coding sequence ATGGCGTGGCACCTGTTCCGGCTCGGCCGGTGGTCGTTCCTGCACCGGAGGGTGGTGGCGGCGGCGTGGGTGCTGCTGCTGGCCGCCCTGGCGGTCGGCTCGGCGACGCTGGCGGGGCAGACCAGCGACGACTTCGAGCTGGACGGGATCGAGTCGACGCAGGCGTTCGAGCTCATCGAGCAGCGCACGCCGGACGCCTCGCCGGACGGCGCGACGGCCCGGGTGGTCTTCGAGGCGCCGGAGGGCGCGTCGCTCGGCGACCCGGCGTACCGCGGCGCGGTGACCGACGCGCTCGCCTCCCTCCAGGGCGGCGCGGCGCAGAGCGTGACCGACCCGTTCACGGGCGGGACGCTGTCGCAGGACGGACGGGTCGGCTACGCCACCGTGGGCTACACCGTGACCGCGGTCGACCTGCCGGCCGCGGACAAGACCGCGCTCGAGGACGCGAAGGACGCGGCCGAGGCGGCCGGGCTGCGCGTCGCCATCGGCGGCGACGCGCTCGCGGGCGACTTCGAGCCGCCGCTGGCCGAGCTCGTCGGCATCGGCGTCGCGCTGGTGGTGCTGGCGCTGACCTTCGGCTCCCTCGTCGCGGCCGGCATGCCGCTGCTCACGGCGCTGGTCGGCGTGGGCGTGGGCGCGCTGTCCATCAGCACCCTCAGCGGCTTCGTCGAGCTCGGCTCCACCACGCCCGCGCTCGGCACCATGCTCGGCCTGGCCGTCGGCATCGACTACGCACTCTTCATCATGTCGCGCTACCGCCACGAGGTCCGGCTCGGCCGGCCTCTGGAGGAGGCCGCCGGCCGCGCGGTCGGTACGGCGGGCTCGGCCGTCGTGTTCGCCGGGCTGACGGTGATCATCGCGCTGGCCGGGCTGTCGGTGTGCGGCGTCGGCTTCCTGACCCAGATGGGCCTCGGCGGCGCGTTCACCGTCGCGCTCGCCGTGCTCATCGCGCTCACCCTGCTGCCCGCGCTGCTCGGCTTCGCCGGGCGCCGGGTGACCTCCGGTCGGCTGACCGCCGCGGCGGACCGCGACCCGGAGGACGAGACCCAGCGCACCAACGGCCGCCGCTGGGCCGAGCTGGTCAGCCGGCACCGCTGGAAGGCGCTCGTCGCCGGGGTGGGTCTCGCGGCGGTCGCCGCGCTGCCGGTCGCGTCCATGCAGCTGGCCCTGCCCGACGACGCCAGCAAGCCGGTCGGCAGCGACGCCCGCGTGGCCTACGACCTCATCGCGGACCACTTCGGCGCCGGCGCCAACGGCCCGCTCCTCGTGGTCGTCGACACGGCCCGCGCGGCCGACCCGGGCGCGGCCCTGGCCACCGCCACGGCCGACATCTCCGCGCTGGCCGCACGCAGCGGCTCCGACATCGCGACGGTGGTGCCGAGCGCCGTGACGCCGGAGCAGCTGGCCGCGGTCGGGTACGCCACCATCACCGTCGTACCAGGCTCCGGGCCCTCCGACGAGGCGACCAAGCAGCTGGTCGCGGACCTGCGCACCGCCGTCGCCGACCTGCCCGACGACACCGGTGCGCGGGCCCTGGTCACCGGCCAGACCGCGGTCGGCGTCGACATCTCCAACGAGCTGAGCTCGGTCTTCCCGCTCTACCTCGCGGTCGTGGTGGGGCTCGCCTTCATCCTGCTGGTGGTCGTCTTCCGCTCGCTGTGGGTGCCGCTCAAGGCGGCGCTCGGCTTCCTGCTCTCGGTCGGGGTCTCGCTGGGCGCGACCGTGGCGGTCTTCCAGTGGGGCTGGCTCGGCTCGCTGCTGGGCCTCGACACCACGGCGCCCGTGCTGTTCCTGCTGCCGATCCTGCTGACCGGCATCCTGTTCGGGCTGGCCATGGACTACGAGGTCTTCCTGGTGACCCGGATGCGCGAGGCGTACGTCCACGGCACCCCGGCCCGCCGCGCGGTCGTCGACGGCTTCGCGCACAGCGCCCGCGTGGTCGTGGCGGCGGCGGTCATCATGATCGGCGTCTTCGCCGGCTTCGCGCTCACCGACGACGTCATCCTCAAGACCATCGGCTTCGCGCTCGCGGTCGGCGTGCTCGCCGACGCGCTGCTGGTCCGGATGACGATCGTGCCCGCGGTGATGGCCATCGTCGGCGAGCGGATCTGGTGGCTCCCGAGGTGGCTGGACCGGCTCGTGCCCGACCTCGACATCGAGGGCGAGCGGCTCGGCGCACGGCTGGACCCGGCGCCCGCGCCGGAGCTGGCGACTACTGCTCCGAGAGCCTGA